In the Ignavibacteriales bacterium genome, TGTTGTGTTTGAGAAATCAATATTTCTCCTGTCAGCATCCTGCAGCATTCCACGATCAAAAATTTGCATGAACAAATCAGTAACAGAAGAGTTTGCCTTTTCAATTTCATCTAACAAAACTACGCAATAAGGTCTTCTTCTTACTGGCTCACTTAAAGCCCCACCTTCACCATAACCTACTAAACCAGGATCTGCACCTATAAGTCTTGAAGTATTATATTCGTTTTGATATTCCGTCATATTAAGTGTTACCATAAATCTTTCATCGCCAAATAAAACTTCGGCTACAGCTCTGGCAAGTTCGGTTTTACCCACACCACTCGTTCCGATTAATAAAAATACACCAATCGGACCTTCTTCTTTTTTAATTCCAACTTTTGCTGCACGTATTGCATCTGCAATCTGTTTAATGGCGTGGTCCTGTCCAACAACTCTTTTCTTTAAATCATCCTCAAGACTTAATAACGTTGTCATCTCATCTCTTGTCATATTACCAACCTTAATGCCTGTCCACGCCTCAATAACTTCTGCCACCGTGTTTGCGGTTACTTCGGCAAAAACCTGTGGATTATTTACCTGCAAAGCAATTAATTCATCTTTTACTTTCTTTAACTCTTCAACAACTACAGGATCATCTTTTCCTGCAACATTTCCGGCAGCTTTTTTAATTCTAAGATCCATTAACTTTTTGGTAAGTGAACTTTCCGTTACCCATCTTTCTTCATCTTTTTTAATTTCTTCTTCTAATTTTATTTTTCTTTCTTTTAATGATTTCAGAATTTCCTGGTCAATGATTAATTCCATATCCGAATCTTTCTGTTGTGAGTTAATTGCCATCTCAACAGATTTTAGCTGGCTGATTGTTAATTCCAGTTTGGGTGGTTTGCTTGTTAAAGACATCTTTACCCTTGTTGCGGCTGTATCCAAAAGATCAACTGCTTTATCCGGCAATTGCCTTCCAGCTATATATCTTCGGGAAAGTTTTACAGCACCTTCAAGCGCTTCGTCAGTAATATGAATTCCATGATAAGTTTCATATTTATTTTTAATACCACGTAACATTAATATAGCTTTATCATTATCTGGTTCACCAACATGTATTGGCTGAAACCTTCTTTCCAAAGCTGCATCTTTTGCAAAGTATTTATTGTACTCAAGATAAGTAGTTGCCGCAATTGCTCTGAATGATCCTCTGGCAAGTGCAGGTTTAAGAAGATTTGCTGCGTCACCACCTCCTGCGGATGCACCAGCACCAATTAAGGTATGTGCTTCATCTATAAAAAGAATGGCTGGCTTGGGAGAATTAATAATTTCATTTATTACCGCCTTTAACCTCTTCTCAAACTCACCGCGCATCTTAGTACCAGCCTGTAGAGCTCCCATATCAAGAGAATATATTTGGTTATTTTTTATAATGTCCGGAACATCATCAGCGGCAATTTTTATTGCAAGTCCTTCAACAAGGGCGGTTTTTCCAACTCCCGGTTCACCTAATAAAATAGGATTGGATTTTTTCCTTCGGCACAATACTTCTATAACCTGAATGATTTCTTCATCGCGCCCAAGTATTGGATCTATTTTTCCGTCTTTAGCTTGCTGCGTTAAATTTGTTGTATATATATCAAGCACAGTTCCATCTTTAGGAATTTCTTGAGCTTCTTCTTTTGAAATCATTTCAGATGACACTGCCGGATCTTCAATTGATCCTTTTACAATATTGTAAAATTCGGTTCGGAGCACATCTTCTTTAATTGCCGAAAGAATGTTCATTAGTTTGCTGCTTATAACTTGTTCAGAAGCTATGAAAACTTCGAACAATGCTCCCGATCTTATTTTTGTTTCATGATGATGTACTGAGCTGGTTATCCATGCCTGCTCTAATAATTCTGTTAACAAAGGGGATAATTTGGGTTTGCCAGAATTCCCACTTTCCATTTCATCCAGATTTTTTGTAACAATCGAATGAACATCGCCTTCCTCAATTCCAAAATGTTTTAGGATCAGTGGTATATCTCCTTGTCCATCTTCAAGCGAAGCATTGAGCAGATGATCTAAAGTAATTTCATAATGTCCCCGTTTTATTCCCAGTCCGGTTGCTGTATCCAGAATGCGAACTATATAATTATTTAGCTTAAGCAGCAGCGATTTTAAATCTTTACCTTGCATTTATTCTCCTAGAAATACTTGTTAAAAAAATTTCAGATGTTATGAAGAAAATAATTCCAAAGCTCAGTACTTATTTCAGAGCAATTCAGAATTATTTTTTATGAAGTGAAAACAATCTATGGTTTTATGACTAAGCGGCAGTAGCTAATTCTTCAAATCTTAAATTAACATTTACGTTTTCTTTGTCTGGTTTTCCCAGCCACATTGTAGAGCCTAATCTTAAACGGTCATCATTCCAATCTACTGAAGAAATTGAATCTGACTTTACAATAAATTCAATGTTAAATTCTAATCCATCATTCAAATAGAGTTTTAGAAGTTCGTATAATTTATTTGCATTTTCTGTCCCCGGTAAAAATTGCAGATAGTCTTGAAATGAAATCTCCCCAATCTGAATACTTATCCTGCTCATATAATCAACAACTGTTTTACCAATATAGGAATTTGAACCTAACTTATAATCATTATTACCAAGTGTTGGTATTTCAGATAACTCCACCCAATGAGGAACAAATTCTTTTATTTTCATACGGAATTCGGGAAACAATTTTGCAAGCAGAATTTTTAATCCTGATTTATTCCTTACCCTTTGACTTAATATTCCTGAAAATTTTAGAAGCGTAAAATCTGGTAATATGGAAGTTTTGGAACCGGAATGTTCTTCTCTTCCTATAAATGCAAATAATCTTTCAGTTATTTTGTTGTTCGGTTTTCCATCAAGATGAAGATAGAACCGATACTTTTTCCAGGATTGATAGTAAAGCCAATAAAAACGATTGTTAAACAAATCAAAAAAACTTTGAAGCGGAACATTGCCTTCACCTAATGTTCGCAGTTGCATCGAGACTTGTTCATGATAGCACCTTGGTAACGGCGAATTTATGCCGTACAATCCAAGGAAGTTAAGAATGAATTGTATCTCACCCTCTTTGTAGGATATAGATTTAATATCTCTTGGTGGATATTCATAATTCTCGTATGAGCGAAACCTTATTCCGGTTTGGTCGAGAAGAAAATCTTTTCTATTTGGATAATCTTTTTTTGTGATTTGCTCACTTAGCCAAACAGCTTGCCAAACATGAAAGGAAGGTCCTTCCTGAATAAGCTCTTTTATTAAACTGGTAATATTTCCCCCAACAGCGGTTGCCATGTATAAACTTTTCCTGTTCCCTTTTCAGTAATTTTTAAAAATACAAAGGAGTTAAGAGTTACATATTGAGATAGGAAAGCATTCAGCACCATTCCCATCAAATTAATTTCTCCTTCACCATATTCAAATTCTTTTGGATCTACTTCAGCCTGAAATTCAATGCCTCTTATCAATCCCTGATTCATGATTTTACTAATGAGTTTTGGCTGAGTTACATTTTTTATCCCATCTATCCGTTTCTTATTTGAATGATTATGTTTTTTATTCCAGTTGTAAAGATTTAAAACACTCTTAAAAGTTTCTGTATTAGCCATTGTGTTAAAGCTGAATGACAGATGAGAAATTAATGACCATAAATAATTTTGTTTGTCAGGACATTCAAGAACTTCAGACGGCATTGTAATATTTGAGGCTTCAATTCCAGGCGGAAAATCTAATGGCTCTTTTATTGCGCCTACTTCCAA is a window encoding:
- the tssG gene encoding type VI secretion system baseplate subunit TssG, which translates into the protein MATAVGGNITSLIKELIQEGPSFHVWQAVWLSEQITKKDYPNRKDFLLDQTGIRFRSYENYEYPPRDIKSISYKEGEIQFILNFLGLYGINSPLPRCYHEQVSMQLRTLGEGNVPLQSFFDLFNNRFYWLYYQSWKKYRFYLHLDGKPNNKITERLFAFIGREEHSGSKTSILPDFTLLKFSGILSQRVRNKSGLKILLAKLFPEFRMKIKEFVPHWVELSEIPTLGNNDYKLGSNSYIGKTVVDYMSRISIQIGEISFQDYLQFLPGTENANKLYELLKLYLNDGLEFNIEFIVKSDSISSVDWNDDRLRLGSTMWLGKPDKENVNVNLRFEELATAA
- the tssH gene encoding type VI secretion system ATPase TssH, producing MQGKDLKSLLLKLNNYIVRILDTATGLGIKRGHYEITLDHLLNASLEDGQGDIPLILKHFGIEEGDVHSIVTKNLDEMESGNSGKPKLSPLLTELLEQAWITSSVHHHETKIRSGALFEVFIASEQVISSKLMNILSAIKEDVLRTEFYNIVKGSIEDPAVSSEMISKEEAQEIPKDGTVLDIYTTNLTQQAKDGKIDPILGRDEEIIQVIEVLCRRKKSNPILLGEPGVGKTALVEGLAIKIAADDVPDIIKNNQIYSLDMGALQAGTKMRGEFEKRLKAVINEIINSPKPAILFIDEAHTLIGAGASAGGGDAANLLKPALARGSFRAIAATTYLEYNKYFAKDAALERRFQPIHVGEPDNDKAILMLRGIKNKYETYHGIHITDEALEGAVKLSRRYIAGRQLPDKAVDLLDTAATRVKMSLTSKPPKLELTISQLKSVEMAINSQQKDSDMELIIDQEILKSLKERKIKLEEEIKKDEERWVTESSLTKKLMDLRIKKAAGNVAGKDDPVVVEELKKVKDELIALQVNNPQVFAEVTANTVAEVIEAWTGIKVGNMTRDEMTTLLSLEDDLKKRVVGQDHAIKQIADAIRAAKVGIKKEEGPIGVFLLIGTSGVGKTELARAVAEVLFGDERFMVTLNMTEYQNEYNTSRLIGADPGLVGYGEGGALSEPVRRRPYCVVLLDEIEKANSSVTDLFMQIFDRGMLQDADRRNIDFSNTTIFMTSNLASEVLFEKYNGGMTSPEELLEELRPYMNQYFRPEFLGRVKPIVFLPLSSDVMKPIVEMKLGKIQKRLLTNQNLEVEFNKAVIDEIVTSCTRAETGARNIDAIVDRRLAPEISSQLLGFMAEGKNPSKLVVSKAKDGSFKYKFS